The following proteins come from a genomic window of Halorussus halophilus:
- a CDS encoding 6-hydroxymethylpterin diphosphokinase MptE-like protein, which yields MNYETWSPVYSEILADFGFPREGDERARDVLAEVTEPFNLQRLDCSGETVAVAGAGPSLKGEVETARHADTVFAASTAADVLEDADVEIDCMVTDIDKNPETARQLTEQGTPVAAHAHGDNVELVEEWVPKFDTANVLATTQAEPVAHVRNFGGFTDGDRAAFLADHLGANELVFLGWDFDDSAVDEMKAKKLRWAERLLRWLEIRRCEQFSILDGRREGIDVSEFPT from the coding sequence ATGAACTACGAGACGTGGAGTCCCGTCTATAGCGAGATTCTGGCGGACTTCGGCTTTCCCCGCGAGGGCGACGAGCGCGCCCGCGACGTACTTGCCGAGGTGACCGAGCCGTTCAACCTCCAGCGACTCGACTGTTCGGGCGAGACTGTCGCAGTCGCGGGTGCTGGCCCGTCGCTCAAGGGAGAGGTGGAAACCGCTCGACATGCGGATACCGTCTTCGCGGCTTCGACGGCCGCCGACGTGCTGGAAGACGCCGACGTGGAAATCGACTGCATGGTGACGGATATCGACAAGAACCCCGAGACAGCCCGCCAACTGACAGAGCAGGGAACGCCCGTCGCGGCCCACGCCCACGGCGACAACGTCGAACTGGTCGAAGAGTGGGTGCCGAAATTCGACACAGCGAACGTCCTCGCGACGACACAGGCCGAACCGGTCGCGCACGTTCGCAACTTCGGCGGGTTCACCGACGGCGACAGGGCGGCGTTCCTCGCGGACCATCTCGGCGCGAACGAACTGGTGTTCTTGGGCTGGGACTTCGACGACTCGGCCGTAGACGAGATGAAAGCGAAGAAACTGCGGTGGGCCGAGCGCCTCCTTCGCTGGCTCGAAATCCGACGCTGCGAGCAGTTCTCGATTCTGGATGGGCGCCGGGAGGGAATCGACGTGAGCGAGTTCCCGACCTGA
- a CDS encoding phosphatase PAP2 family protein, with the protein MFPSLELGTQFTLIVAIPSIAALLVGKRLFLPDERFRTLLRDFLRTDWKYLGVAWVVTEIVNTLAFHFHVSRTFTGAIYAVEGGTVAAFQAITSTPLTVLATGVYLVGFPFIVLFTYFKLKAHDEEEAQRYALAYVVLVISAVPFFLLFPVKVSSLYLSDVEALMYELSPAIQYGIYSTDTLVKAFPSLHTGLSVLAALYARKADQQYAYTTGVLAVSIVFSTLYLGVHWITDAAFAVLLVLLAYHLSRRVSEPRWSVVTREALAGVRSSVRRAANR; encoded by the coding sequence ATGTTCCCCTCCCTGGAGTTGGGTACCCAGTTCACCCTCATCGTCGCTATCCCGAGCATCGCTGCCCTGCTCGTCGGGAAGCGACTCTTCCTCCCCGACGAGCGGTTCCGAACCTTGCTTCGAGACTTCCTGCGCACCGACTGGAAGTACCTCGGCGTCGCGTGGGTCGTCACGGAAATCGTCAACACCCTCGCGTTTCACTTCCACGTCTCCCGGACGTTCACCGGCGCGATTTACGCCGTCGAAGGCGGAACGGTCGCCGCGTTTCAGGCGATTACCTCGACGCCACTGACCGTGCTCGCCACGGGCGTCTACCTCGTCGGGTTCCCGTTCATCGTCTTGTTCACGTACTTCAAACTGAAAGCCCACGACGAAGAGGAGGCCCAACGGTACGCGCTGGCGTACGTCGTCCTCGTCATCTCGGCAGTGCCGTTCTTCCTCCTGTTCCCCGTGAAGGTGTCGTCGCTGTACCTCTCGGACGTAGAGGCGCTGATGTACGAACTCTCCCCGGCCATCCAGTACGGCATCTACTCGACGGACACGCTCGTCAAGGCGTTCCCGAGTCTCCACACCGGCCTCTCGGTACTGGCGGCGCTGTACGCCCGCAAGGCCGACCAGCAGTACGCCTACACGACCGGCGTCTTGGCCGTCTCCATCGTGTTCTCGACACTGTATCTGGGCGTCCACTGGATAACCGACGCCGCGTTCGCGGTCCTGCTGGTGCTGCTCGCGTACCACCTCTCGCGGCGGGTCAGCGAACCTCGCTGGTCGGTCGTCACGAGAGAGGCACTCGCAGGCGTCCGGTCCAGCGTGCGCCGGGCCGCCAACCGCTGA
- a CDS encoding quinone oxidoreductase family protein — translation MRAIEVQAFGDSDALEVVETEKPDPGAGEVRIAVEAAGINFADIMQRRGHYQGGPEPSYVPGMEAAGTIDAVGEGVDREVGERVVAMTGTGAYAEYALADADSLFDVPEPMSFEEAAGFPVQFLTAHCVLHEWGELEAGERVLVHAAAGGVGTAAVQLADAADAEVFGTASTAEKLSLAERLGCDHPINYEETDFREVVEQETDGEGVNLVLDGIGGDTFTKSLDALSHFGRVVAYGAASGEPGEVDTSRLLFENKSVIGFHLGDALGRDPQRVLAAVPELQEMLLSGELEIVVGETFALEDAAEAHAAIENRETTGKVVLTP, via the coding sequence ATGCGAGCAATCGAGGTCCAAGCGTTCGGCGACAGCGACGCCTTGGAAGTAGTCGAGACGGAGAAACCGGACCCCGGTGCGGGCGAGGTTCGAATCGCCGTGGAGGCCGCGGGCATCAACTTCGCAGACATCATGCAACGCCGCGGCCACTATCAGGGCGGCCCAGAGCCGTCCTACGTCCCCGGTATGGAAGCCGCGGGGACCATCGACGCAGTGGGCGAGGGCGTAGATCGCGAGGTGGGCGAGCGCGTCGTCGCCATGACCGGAACCGGAGCCTACGCCGAGTACGCGCTCGCGGACGCGGACTCACTGTTCGACGTGCCCGAACCGATGTCGTTCGAGGAGGCGGCCGGGTTCCCCGTCCAGTTCCTGACCGCTCACTGCGTCCTCCACGAGTGGGGCGAACTCGAAGCGGGCGAGCGCGTCCTCGTCCACGCCGCGGCGGGCGGCGTAGGGACCGCGGCTGTGCAACTCGCCGACGCCGCAGACGCGGAAGTCTTCGGCACGGCCAGCACCGCGGAGAAACTGTCGCTCGCCGAACGACTCGGCTGTGACCATCCCATCAACTACGAGGAGACGGACTTCCGGGAGGTCGTCGAGCAAGAGACCGACGGAGAAGGTGTAAACCTCGTTCTCGACGGCATCGGTGGCGACACCTTCACGAAGAGTCTCGACGCACTGTCGCACTTCGGCCGCGTCGTGGCCTACGGGGCTGCCAGCGGCGAACCCGGCGAAGTCGATACGTCTCGACTGCTCTTCGAGAACAAGTCCGTCATCGGCTTCCACCTCGGTGATGCGCTCGGCCGTGACCCCCAGCGCGTTCTCGCGGCAGTGCCGGAACTCCAAGAGATGCTGCTGAGCGGCGAGTTAGAAATCGTGGTCGGCGAGACGTTCGCACTGGAAGACGCCGCCGAGGCCCACGCGGCAATCGAGAACCGCGAGACGACCGGCAAAGTCGTGTTGACGCCCTGA
- a CDS encoding alpha-hydroxy-acid oxidizing protein, which produces MTDDSSNTPTDDPSEAFGPNRQREVYASGMLADLQPDLPISPDELREEAMQSLSEEAYAYVAGSAGGEDTKARNREAFARWRIVPRMLQDVAERDLSVELLDQELSVPVLLAPIGVQSIIHEDGEMATARAAQDLGVPFVSSSAASTRMEDVADELGDTTGWFQLYPSADRDVTASFLHRAEEAGYEAVVVTLDTPTMGWRERDVENAYLPFLDGEGVANYLSDPAFRESLDAPPEEDERAALWQFIEQFGDLSMDWDTIEFVREQTDLPVILKGILHPADAREAVERGVDGVVVSNHGGRQVDGAISAVEALPRIVDVVDDVGESGGTAADGFAVLFDSGIRRGADAIKALALGADAVLLGRPYVYGLAIDGEQGVREVCENFLADLDLTLALSGQDSVTELDESVVIDTEATN; this is translated from the coding sequence ATGACCGACGATTCTTCGAACACCCCCACTGACGACCCCTCGGAGGCGTTCGGCCCGAATCGCCAGCGCGAGGTGTACGCCAGCGGCATGCTGGCAGACCTGCAACCGGACCTCCCGATTTCACCCGACGAACTGCGCGAAGAAGCGATGCAGTCGCTCTCGGAGGAAGCCTACGCCTACGTCGCCGGGAGCGCGGGCGGTGAAGACACCAAAGCTCGCAACCGCGAGGCGTTCGCACGCTGGCGAATCGTCCCGCGGATGTTGCAGGACGTAGCCGAGCGAGACCTCTCGGTGGAACTGCTCGACCAAGAGCTTTCGGTGCCCGTTCTGCTCGCACCCATCGGCGTCCAGTCCATCATCCACGAGGACGGCGAGATGGCAACGGCACGAGCGGCGCAGGACCTCGGCGTTCCGTTCGTCTCCAGTTCCGCCGCTTCGACGCGAATGGAGGACGTAGCCGACGAGTTGGGCGACACGACTGGCTGGTTTCAACTGTATCCCAGTGCCGACCGCGACGTGACCGCGAGCTTTCTGCACCGCGCCGAGGAGGCAGGCTACGAGGCCGTCGTCGTCACGCTCGACACGCCCACGATGGGCTGGCGCGAACGCGACGTGGAGAACGCTTACCTGCCGTTTTTGGATGGGGAAGGCGTGGCGAACTACCTCTCTGACCCGGCGTTCCGCGAGTCGCTCGACGCGCCACCGGAGGAAGATGAGCGCGCCGCCCTCTGGCAGTTTATCGAACAGTTCGGCGACCTCTCGATGGACTGGGACACTATCGAGTTCGTGCGCGAGCAGACCGACCTCCCCGTGATTCTGAAGGGCATCTTGCACCCAGCGGACGCCCGCGAGGCCGTCGAGCGGGGCGTCGATGGCGTGGTCGTCTCGAACCACGGCGGCAGACAGGTCGATGGCGCGATTTCGGCCGTCGAGGCACTGCCGAGGATAGTGGACGTAGTGGACGATGTAGGCGAATCTGGTGGCACAGCGGCCGACGGGTTCGCGGTGCTGTTCGACAGCGGGATACGCCGCGGTGCCGACGCGATAAAGGCGCTCGCGTTGGGTGCCGACGCAGTACTACTTGGGAGGCCCTACGTCTATGGACTCGCGATAGATGGCGAGCAAGGCGTTCGAGAGGTCTGTGAGAACTTCCTCGCGGACTTGGACCTGACGCTGGCGCTGAGTGGGCAGGATTCGGTCACGGAGTTGGACGAATCGGTGGTGATAGATACCGAAGCGACGAACTGA
- a CDS encoding TIGR04024 family LLM class F420-dependent oxidoreductase: protein MPDRTVHLPVAAQPSIDSLVSLTQRAEDRGYERAWLPETWGRDAVTALSIMAERTETIGLGPSVLNVYSRSPALVGQTAATLQELSEGRMRVALGPSGPAVVQGWHGVDFDRPLRRTREYLDIVRAVCSGETVNYDGDIFTLGGFRLRCDPPEKEVPIDAAGMGPKSVELAGRFADGWHALMLTPEGLQDRLEDLRRGMELGDRDPADVRTTLSLNCCALDDGERARELARGHLAFYVGAMGTFYRDCLSRQGYEDTALEIASAWGNGDKEGALAAIGDDLLDDLGAVGTPAKAREEIRKFEEIDGVDRVAVSFPRGAEQDEIEATIDALAPN from the coding sequence ATGCCCGACCGAACCGTCCACCTACCGGTGGCCGCTCAACCTAGCATCGACTCGCTCGTCTCGTTGACCCAGCGCGCGGAGGACCGTGGCTACGAACGTGCGTGGCTCCCCGAGACGTGGGGCAGAGACGCCGTGACTGCGCTCTCGATTATGGCCGAGCGCACCGAGACCATTGGTCTCGGTCCCTCCGTTCTCAACGTCTACTCGCGCTCGCCCGCGCTGGTCGGCCAGACCGCCGCCACGCTACAGGAACTCTCGGAGGGTCGCATGCGCGTCGCGCTGGGGCCGTCCGGTCCCGCAGTCGTTCAGGGCTGGCACGGAGTGGACTTCGACCGGCCGCTCCGCCGAACACGGGAGTACCTCGACATCGTTCGAGCAGTCTGCTCCGGCGAGACTGTCAACTACGACGGCGACATCTTCACCCTCGGTGGGTTCCGACTGCGCTGTGACCCGCCGGAGAAAGAAGTGCCTATCGACGCCGCAGGGATGGGTCCGAAATCGGTCGAGTTGGCGGGAAGATTCGCCGACGGCTGGCACGCGCTCATGCTCACGCCAGAGGGCCTCCAAGACCGACTCGAAGACCTCCGGCGCGGGATGGAACTGGGCGACCGGGACCCCGCAGACGTGCGGACCACGCTCTCGCTGAACTGCTGTGCGCTCGACGACGGCGAGCGCGCCCGCGAACTTGCTCGCGGTCATCTGGCGTTCTACGTCGGCGCGATGGGCACCTTCTACCGAGACTGCCTCTCCCGACAGGGGTACGAAGACACCGCGCTCGAAATCGCCTCGGCGTGGGGCAATGGCGACAAAGAAGGGGCACTCGCGGCTATCGGCGACGACCTGCTGGACGACCTCGGCGCAGTCGGCACTCCAGCGAAAGCCCGTGAAGAGATTCGGAAATTCGAGGAAATCGACGGCGTGGATAGAGTCGCCGTCTCGTTCCCGCGCGGCGCGGAGCAGGACGAAATCGAGGCGACTATCGACGCGCTCGCGCCGAACTAA
- a CDS encoding SDR family NAD(P)-dependent oxidoreductase translates to MTDISVPADRFSVAGQTAIVTGASSGIGRAIAELFADDGADVVVCSREQANVDPVAEGIEASDASGDALAVECDVTDRQAVESLVEATVEEFGGLDVLVNNAGASFMANFEDITPNGWRKILDINLGGTYNCTQAAGEHLKESGGNGENSGSIVNIASVAGQQGAPYMSHYGAAKAAVVNFTRSLAYEWAGDGVRVNCIAPGFVATPGLASQMGISADDVEREEVERRVGISEEIADVARFLASPAASFVVGETVTAAGVPDVLESPNV, encoded by the coding sequence ATGACAGATATTTCGGTCCCAGCAGACCGCTTCTCCGTCGCAGGCCAGACCGCCATCGTCACGGGTGCGAGTTCTGGCATCGGCCGCGCCATCGCCGAACTGTTCGCGGACGACGGTGCAGACGTGGTCGTCTGCTCGCGCGAGCAGGCAAACGTAGACCCCGTTGCGGAGGGCATCGAAGCGAGCGACGCGAGCGGCGACGCCCTCGCCGTCGAATGTGACGTGACCGACCGGCAAGCGGTCGAGTCTTTGGTCGAAGCAACTGTCGAGGAGTTCGGTGGACTCGACGTGCTGGTCAACAACGCAGGAGCGAGCTTCATGGCGAACTTCGAAGACATCACCCCGAACGGCTGGCGGAAGATTCTCGACATCAACCTCGGTGGCACCTACAACTGCACGCAGGCGGCTGGCGAGCATCTGAAAGAAAGCGGCGGGAACGGAGAGAACAGCGGTAGTATCGTCAATATCGCCAGCGTCGCGGGCCAACAGGGCGCGCCCTACATGAGCCACTACGGCGCGGCCAAAGCCGCAGTCGTCAACTTCACGCGCTCGCTGGCCTACGAGTGGGCGGGCGACGGCGTGCGGGTCAACTGCATCGCGCCGGGGTTCGTCGCGACGCCGGGCTTGGCGAGCCAGATGGGCATCAGCGCCGACGACGTAGAACGTGAGGAAGTCGAGCGACGCGTCGGCATCAGCGAGGAAATCGCGGACGTGGCGCGATTCCTCGCCAGTCCAGCCGCCTCGTTCGTCGTCGGCGAAACCGTCACGGCGGCGGGCGTGCCCGACGTGCTCGAATCGCCGAACGTGTAA
- a CDS encoding DMT family transporter → MLYSSTLSEYREFGLFVALAAVWGTSFLAIEVGLETIPPVTFAALRYDIAGILLLGYAGVVAFRSDKRWRPRGRDEWQLVGVGGFLLIGVHFALLFAGQRYVTGGIASVIMSLTPVLTPLFALVLLPDERLDKTGVVGVVLGLLGVVVVAQPDGSGGQALLGILLLLLSAASFALGSVLTRKFDTDLSVVPMQAWMMLVGAGVLHAMVAVLPGESVAAATFTPEAVVSMLYLAIAASIGGLLAYFHLLEQVGPNEVTLVNYAVPMFAAGSELVAFGYGISTATAIGFLVILAGFVAVKWRTVHRTAVPRPERRGSESQASNGGAVMVEGNAYYKDVE, encoded by the coding sequence ATGTTGTACTCATCTACCCTATCGGAGTATCGAGAATTTGGGTTGTTCGTCGCTCTCGCCGCGGTCTGGGGAACGTCGTTCCTCGCCATCGAAGTCGGCTTAGAGACGATTCCGCCGGTCACGTTCGCTGCGTTGCGGTACGATATCGCCGGAATTCTGCTGTTGGGCTATGCCGGAGTCGTGGCGTTCAGGAGCGACAAGCGATGGCGACCACGGGGTCGAGACGAGTGGCAACTGGTCGGTGTCGGCGGCTTCCTTCTCATCGGGGTTCACTTCGCACTCCTGTTCGCTGGCCAGCGGTACGTCACGGGTGGCATCGCGTCGGTCATCATGAGCCTCACGCCCGTGCTGACGCCGCTGTTCGCGCTCGTTCTCCTTCCCGACGAACGACTCGACAAGACGGGCGTCGTCGGCGTCGTTCTCGGCCTACTCGGCGTGGTCGTCGTCGCGCAACCCGACGGCTCCGGTGGTCAGGCACTCCTCGGTATCCTCCTGCTCCTACTCTCTGCGGCGAGTTTCGCGCTCGGTTCGGTGCTGACCCGCAAGTTCGACACCGACCTCTCGGTGGTTCCGATGCAGGCGTGGATGATGCTCGTCGGCGCGGGCGTCCTCCACGCGATGGTCGCCGTACTCCCCGGCGAGTCGGTCGCGGCCGCGACGTTCACGCCCGAGGCAGTCGTGTCGATGCTGTATCTCGCCATCGCCGCGAGCATCGGGGGTCTGCTGGCGTACTTCCACCTACTGGAGCAAGTCGGCCCGAACGAGGTCACGCTGGTCAACTACGCAGTGCCGATGTTCGCCGCCGGGAGCGAACTGGTCGCGTTCGGCTACGGCATCTCGACGGCGACGGCAATCGGCTTTCTGGTCATCCTCGCGGGATTCGTCGCTGTCAAGTGGCGGACCGTTCACCGGACTGCGGTACCGAGGCCAGAACGGAGGGGGTCGGAGTCACAAGCCTCGAACGGCGGTGCGGTGATGGTCGAAGGAAACGCGTACTACAAGGACGTGGAGTAA
- a CDS encoding sensor histidine kinase, translating into MELTTDGDDTSSSAQKSTIVGGSESESVVDAGLVSLLAIALCLVAVNLWLVLAYGDRLFVTLAKLLAPGSVVLITVFAVWWSHQSGYEQSLGHVSLWATAGTVVFGLSGLAEQLLQHAQGVLLELTPAPVFSWACGGFVVGATVGLYSARLRTQRAQTERARRQAEQLAEAQTVLNRVLRHDIRNNVNIVEGYVDLVAAEDADPEHVETIHEHTARIVSLAEYAREIERLVSQRGAGVESIDLVERLTAIRSDILEEYPDARVVTDFPDRMMVCAHDLIDSAFENLLENAIEHHPGEQPEVRMSVARDEGDDGDEVVVTIADDGAGIPDAEVSVFESGDESRLEHSSGMGLWLVKWIVAYSDGELDFVRNDVSGSEIAIRLPTKESGRDVAT; encoded by the coding sequence ATGGAGCTGACCACCGACGGGGACGATACGTCTAGTTCGGCCCAGAAGAGTACCATCGTCGGTGGGTCAGAGAGCGAGTCGGTCGTAGACGCCGGACTCGTCTCGCTACTCGCCATCGCGCTCTGTCTGGTCGCGGTGAATCTCTGGTTGGTCCTCGCCTACGGCGACCGATTGTTCGTAACACTCGCCAAACTCCTCGCACCGGGGTCGGTTGTCTTAATTACTGTATTCGCGGTCTGGTGGAGTCATCAGAGCGGCTACGAGCAGTCGCTTGGTCACGTCTCGTTGTGGGCCACGGCGGGAACCGTCGTCTTCGGACTCAGCGGCTTGGCCGAACAACTCCTCCAGCACGCTCAAGGCGTCCTACTTGAACTGACGCCCGCCCCAGTGTTCTCGTGGGCTTGCGGTGGATTCGTCGTGGGGGCGACCGTTGGACTGTACAGCGCGCGCCTCCGCACCCAACGAGCCCAGACCGAGCGTGCACGACGACAGGCCGAACAACTCGCTGAGGCTCAGACCGTCCTGAATCGCGTCCTCCGTCACGACATCCGGAACAACGTGAACATCGTCGAAGGGTACGTGGACTTAGTCGCCGCAGAGGACGCCGACCCCGAACACGTCGAAACGATCCACGAACACACGGCCAGAATCGTCAGCCTCGCGGAGTACGCCCGCGAAATAGAGCGACTCGTCTCCCAGCGAGGTGCGGGCGTCGAGTCGATAGACCTCGTGGAGCGACTCACCGCAATTCGTAGCGATATTTTGGAGGAGTATCCCGACGCTCGGGTCGTGACCGATTTCCCGGACCGGATGATGGTCTGTGCCCACGACCTCATCGACTCGGCGTTCGAGAATCTGCTCGAAAACGCGATAGAACACCACCCCGGCGAGCAACCTGAAGTTCGGATGTCGGTCGCTCGTGATGAGGGCGACGACGGCGACGAAGTCGTCGTCACGATTGCCGACGACGGCGCGGGCATCCCCGACGCGGAAGTGTCGGTGTTCGAGTCCGGCGACGAGTCGAGACTCGAACACAGCAGTGGAATGGGCCTGTGGCTCGTGAAGTGGATAGTCGCGTATTCGGACGGCGAGCTAGACTTCGTCAGAAACGACGTGTCGGGGAGCGAAATCGCCATCCGACTCCCGACGAAAGAGAGCGGGCGCGACGTCGCGACGTGA
- the folP gene encoding dihydropteroate synthase, with translation MQNVTAAGLGIGDDYPPRIMGVLNVSEESPYDPSVYDDPDEAAQYVDDELVGEGADIVDVGLESANKRFDVLSAEQELDRLDTAVETIERVSGDAVFSIETRYAEVADAALSRGFDMVNDICGFADPAMADVCRDHDAAVVKMASPPDLKRPGAVEKPDDIYDALQRGGLTDKTIVDPAFGGWSEEKTLEDDRETFRRLREFRGLGQPILVSINRKNFLRDLAGRSTDEALPVSLAATSMAVERGAHVIRTHDVAETKDAAAIGAAFARERVRGTCTTPDSTIRVEELDATTPEEVGRHLERIGADESVAQATTGRVFELSGLSPEERETLSHAVESERAVFAVGDDASLLAGSPKSVSEIRRRISGNSDRLSQIFADITGSKC, from the coding sequence ATGCAGAACGTCACCGCCGCGGGGTTGGGCATCGGCGACGATTACCCCCCGCGAATCATGGGGGTCCTGAACGTCAGCGAGGAGTCCCCCTACGACCCCAGCGTCTACGACGACCCGGACGAGGCCGCGCAGTACGTCGATGACGAACTCGTCGGCGAAGGCGCGGACATCGTGGACGTCGGTCTCGAATCTGCGAACAAGCGATTCGACGTCCTCTCGGCCGAACAAGAACTCGACCGTCTCGACACTGCCGTCGAAACTATCGAACGCGTCTCCGGCGACGCAGTCTTCTCCATCGAAACTCGCTACGCCGAAGTCGCCGACGCCGCGCTCTCGCGGGGCTTCGACATGGTCAACGACATCTGTGGCTTCGCCGACCCCGCGATGGCCGACGTGTGCCGCGACCACGACGCCGCCGTCGTGAAGATGGCGAGTCCGCCCGACCTGAAACGACCGGGAGCGGTCGAGAAACCCGACGACATCTACGACGCGCTGCAACGTGGTGGCTTGACCGACAAGACCATCGTGGACCCCGCGTTCGGCGGGTGGTCCGAGGAGAAGACTCTCGAAGACGACCGCGAGACGTTCCGCCGTCTGCGCGAGTTCCGCGGATTGGGACAGCCAATTTTGGTGTCTATCAACCGCAAGAACTTCCTCCGCGACCTCGCGGGACGGAGTACAGACGAAGCATTGCCGGTGTCGCTGGCCGCCACCTCGATGGCCGTCGAGCGTGGGGCGCACGTGATTCGGACCCACGACGTAGCCGAGACGAAGGACGCCGCGGCGATTGGCGCGGCGTTCGCCCGCGAGCGGGTGCGAGGTACGTGTACCACGCCCGATTCCACCATCCGCGTCGAAGAACTCGACGCGACCACGCCGGAAGAAGTCGGTCGCCACCTCGAACGCATCGGTGCCGACGAATCGGTCGCCCAAGCGACGACCGGTCGGGTGTTCGAACTCTCGGGACTCTCGCCCGAGGAGCGCGAGACACTCTCCCACGCGGTCGAGTCAGAGCGAGCCGTCTTCGCAGTCGGTGACGACGCGTCGCTACTCGCTGGGTCGCCGAAGTCAGTTTCGGAGATTCGGAGGCGAATTTCTGGAAATAGCGACCGTCTCAGCCAGATATTCGCGGATATTACTGGTTCAAAATGCTAA
- a CDS encoding RNA methyltransferase: MSENPAVAIVEPKTPGNIGTIARAMKNFEMDDLKLVNPPEFGRDSDAYGFAGQAREDVLPNYDEVTFDHLVENYHTVGCTATTNEDARKHRRFPFKTPAELADSLRDVDAPTCLIFGREDNGLNNDEMAKVDEVCSIPASEDYSSLNLGQAATVTLYELRELTVSETQHPDVERERAPENEIEGFYEHFAEFLDTIDHPAEKREKTTRLMRRLLGRAHPTVREVRTLRGVLRRASYHAADESRRGGE; the protein is encoded by the coding sequence ATGAGCGAGAACCCCGCCGTCGCCATCGTCGAACCGAAGACGCCCGGCAACATCGGCACCATCGCCCGCGCGATGAAGAACTTCGAGATGGACGACCTGAAACTCGTGAACCCGCCGGAGTTCGGCCGCGACTCAGACGCCTACGGCTTCGCCGGACAGGCCCGCGAAGACGTGCTGCCGAACTACGACGAAGTCACCTTCGACCACCTCGTGGAGAACTACCACACCGTCGGCTGTACCGCGACGACGAACGAAGACGCGCGGAAACACCGTCGGTTCCCGTTCAAGACGCCCGCAGAGTTGGCAGACAGTCTCCGCGACGTAGACGCGCCGACGTGCCTGATTTTCGGCCGTGAAGACAACGGCCTGAACAACGACGAGATGGCCAAAGTAGACGAGGTGTGTTCCATTCCGGCCAGCGAGGACTACTCCTCGCTCAACCTCGGGCAGGCCGCGACGGTGACGCTGTACGAACTACGGGAGTTGACCGTTTCGGAGACCCAACATCCCGACGTAGAACGCGAACGAGCGCCGGAGAACGAAATCGAAGGCTTCTACGAGCACTTCGCGGAGTTCTTGGATACCATCGACCACCCCGCCGAGAAGCGCGAGAAGACGACCAGATTGATGCGGAGACTGCTCGGGCGCGCGCATCCGACGGTGCGAGAGGTCCGGACGCTTCGGGGTGTGTTGCGGCGCGCGAGCTATCACGCCGCCGACGAGTCGCGCCGCGGTGGGGAGTAG
- a CDS encoding VOC family protein, translating to MTQMPEVRVDHVGIAVQSVADAEPLLELLGAEKLVHETDPTGAFRWAYYLLGDASRVELIEPIEGNDESSFLTKFLDANGPGLHHVTLEVADIDATIEVLEVEGVRVVDRTDYDGWSEAFVSPGNPTGVLFQLMEYHEPFAGERPGPERLEPKTLYLGGQRLSEARE from the coding sequence ATGACCCAGATGCCCGAAGTCCGGGTAGACCACGTCGGCATCGCCGTGCAGTCCGTCGCGGACGCCGAACCCTTGCTCGAACTGCTCGGCGCGGAGAAACTGGTCCACGAGACTGACCCTACCGGAGCATTTCGGTGGGCGTACTACCTGCTCGGGGACGCCTCGCGGGTCGAACTTATAGAGCCGATTGAAGGGAACGACGAGTCCTCTTTTCTCACGAAGTTCCTCGACGCGAACGGACCGGGATTGCACCATGTCACGCTCGAAGTCGCTGACATCGACGCGACAATCGAGGTGCTGGAAGTCGAGGGCGTGCGCGTCGTGGACCGTACCGACTACGACGGTTGGTCGGAAGCGTTCGTCTCGCCGGGAAATCCGACCGGCGTTCTCTTTCAACTGATGGAGTACCACGAACCGTTCGCTGGAGAGCGTCCCGGTCCCGAGCGACTGGAGCCTAAAACGTTGTACCTCGGCGGCCAACGGTTGAGCGAAGCAAGAGAGTAG